Part of the Streptomyces antimycoticus genome, CCTCCATGGGCTCGGCGGTGATGTCGACGTCCGCGAGCTCCTTGAACTGGTGGTGCATGGAGGGCAGCCGCCGCTTGATGACCTCGGCGGGCATCCGGGTGGACACATCGAGGAAGACCCCGCCGTGCGGGGAGCCCCGGCCCGCCTTCACCTCGGCGTTGATGGCGCGGGCCACCTCGTCGCGGGGGAGCAGCTCGGGCGGGCGGCGGTTGTTGTCCGGATCCTCATACCAGCGGTCGGCCTCACCCTCGGACTGGGCGTACTTCTCCTTGAAGACGTCCGGGATGTAGTCGAACATGAACCGCTTGCCCTCGCTGTTGCGCAGCACCCCGCCGTCGCCCCGCACCGACTCGGTGACCAGGATCCCCTTCACCGAGGGCGGCCAGACCATACCGGTCGGATGGAACTGCACGAACTCCATGTTGATCAGCGGGGCGCCCGCGAGCAGCGCCAGCGCGTGGCCGTCGCCGGTGTACTCCCAGGAGTTGGAGGTCACCTTGAAGGACTTGCCGATACCGCCGGTGGCCAGCACCACCGCCGGGGCCTCCAGCGTGAAGAAACGCCCCGACTCGCGCTCGTAGCCGAAGACACCGGCGACCCGGTCGCCGTCCTTGACGATCCGGGTGACCGTGCACTCCTGGAAGACCTTCAGCCGGGACTCGTAGTCGCCGGTGGCGGCCTTGTCCTCCTGCTGCAGGGAGACGATCTTCTGCTGGAGGGTGCGGATCAGCTCCAGGCCGGTGCGGTCCCCGACATGGGCGAGGCGGGGGTACTCATGGCCGCCGAAGTTCCGCTGGGAGATCTTGCCCTCGGGGGTGCGGTCGAAGAGCGCGCCCCAGGTCTCCAGCTCCCAGACCCGGTCCGGGGCCTCCTGGGCGTGCAGCTCGGCCATCCGCCAGTGGTTGAGGAACTTGCCCCCGCGCATGGTGTCGCGGAAGTGCACCTGCCAGTTGTCGCGCTCGTTGACATTGCCCATGCTGGCGGCGATGCCGCCCTCGGCCATCACCGTATGGGCCTTGCCGAACAGCGACTTGCAGATGACGGCGCAGCGCATGCCCTGCTCGCGGGCCTCGATCGCGGCACGCAGCCCGGCGCCGCCCGCGCCGATCACGACCACGTCCCACGCCTGCCGCTCGACTTGCGTCATCGATGAGCACCTCTCCTAGAAAAAGCGGGGATCGTCGAAGGCACCGCTCGCCACCAGATAGACATAGAAGTCCGCGGCGGCGACGCTGATGAGAGAGGCCCAGGCCAGCTGCATATGGCGGGCGTTGAGCCCGCTCACCCAGCCCCAGAGCCGATAGCGCACCGGGTGCCGGGAGAAGTGCTTCATCCGGCCGCCGACGATATGGCGGCAGGAGTGGCAGGAGAGGGTGTACGCCCAGATCAGCGCGATGTTGGCGAGCAGTACCAGGGTGCCCAGGCCCATATGGCCCCAGCGCCCGTGTTCGTCCCGGAAGCCGAGCACGGTGTCATAGGTGAGGATCCCCGCGACGATCACCGCGAAGTAGAAGAAGTAGCGGTGGATGTTCTGCAGGACCAGCGGGAAACGGGTCTCGCCGGTGTACTTGGCGCGCGGCTCGGCGACGGCGCAGGCGGGCGGCGAGGCCCAGAAGCCCCGGTAATACGCCTTGCGGTAGTAGTAGCAGGTGAGCCGGAACCCCAGCGGGAAGATCAGGATCAGCAGTGCGGGGGACAGCCCCCACCACGCGCCGAAGATCTCCCAGTTGGCGCCGCCCTTCATGGGCACGCAGTTCTGGGCGATGCACGGCGAGTAGAAGGGGGAGACATACGGCTCTGCGTAGTAGTCGTCCCCGGCGAAGGCGCGCCAGGTGGAGTAGACGATGAACGCGAACAGCCCGGCGGCGGTGATCGCCGGGGAGAGCCACCAGCGGTCGTTGCGCAGATGGCGTGCGGGGATGGCGGCGCGCGAGGCGCCGTGCACGCCGTGCGGGGCCGTCCCGCCGCCTGCGGGCGGGGGTGTGGTGGCTTGGGGGTCGGTACCTGTGGCCAAGGGGAACTCCGCGGTGGAGTGGTATGGGGGGACGATGGGGGGCGCCCCGACGACGGGAGGCGCGCCGGGCCGTCCCTAGGGCGCGTGGCGATCGCGCGCGCCGAGGCCCTCGTCGTCGACGTCCAACCACAGCGCACTGTTGTACGGCCCGTCGGGGACCGGAATTATCTCGGGGCGTGATCGCTCCTCGGGAGCGGTCTCGCGCAGGAGGGCGAGGCTCTCGCGGAGGTGGTCCGCGTCGGTGCGGACCCGGCGTATCTCCAGCCCGTCGGTGCCCACCCGCTGCTCGAGCCGGGTGACAGAACGGACCAGCTCATCGAGACAGCGCTGGACGGCCGTCAAGTCGTCGTTCAAGGACATGACTTGCCCTCACTTCCGCGGTTGCGGTTGGCGACGCTCATGCGACAGCGAGTGTTACGCGCCACGGTCGTGGTTGTGAAGGGATCTGTCGCGATTGGCGGCGCCACCGGCGCGATTCCGCCGCCGCGCGCCGGAGTGCGCGCCCGCCGCATTGATCCGGTCGGGTGATCCTTTCCCCTCATGGCCGTCTCCATGGCCTTCTCGGCGTGCTGTCCCATGAACCGTCGCTTTGAGTGAGGAGTATATGCGATCAGCGTCACACTATGCCAAATGCGCATATATCCGTCACCCTGCGGAGGTACGAGCCATGCCCCTCACCAAGCGCCGCCGCGCCATGCTGCTCGCCACGGGGGTGATGCTGCCGCTGCCCGTACTAGCCGGCTGCAGCTCGGACGACGACGGCCCGCCGCCGCCCGCCGCCTGGGACATCGCCTCCGCGCCGCGCACTGCGACCTCCGGCACCGGCACTCTGCGCTGGGCCCTGGACACGGCACCCACCACCCTCAACGCGTTTCAGAAGACCGCGGACACGGGCACCCAGCGGATCGCCGGCGCCGTGCTGCCCTCCCTCTACACCCTCGACGCCCGGGGCAGGCCCCAGCGCAACGGCGACTATCTGACCGCCGCCGACGTCACCTCCTCCGACCCCAAGCAGGTCGTGGTCTACAAGCTCAACCCCAAGGCGGTGTGGAGCGACGGCCGCCCGATCGGCGCGGAGGACTTCCAGGCCCAGTGGCGGGCGCTGCGCGGCACCGACGAGGCGTACGGGACGGCGCGCAACGCCGGATACGACCGGATCGCCAAGATCGAACCCGGCGACAAGGAACACGAGGTCAAGGTCACCTTCGCCAAGCCGTACACCGACTGGCGCTCGCTGTTCACCCCGCTGTACCCGAAGAGCGTGATGGGCAACCCGGCGGTCTTCACCGCACCGGCCACCAAGGGGCTCGCGGTCGGCGCCGGGCCCTTCATGGTGCGTGAGGTCTCGGACGGCTCGGTCACCCTGGTCCGCAACCCCCGCTGGTGGGGCGATCGGGCGCGGCTGAGCCGGCTGGTCTTCCGGGCGGTGCCGGCCGAGAAGCGGGACGAGGCCCTGATCGCCGGGCAGCTTGACCTGGCCGAGGTGGACCGGGCCACCGCCCGGCGCATCCGGGCCACCGCCCCGGACAAGCAGGCCGCGGGCACCGGGCAGGGCTCCTCGGCCCCGGGCAAGGCGGGCGCGCCGGAGCCGTCCACCGGCGGCCGGGAGGCACCCGGAGCCGAGGGAGGGGCCACCGGGGACACCGACAAGAACCGGTCGCAGACCCGGGCGCTGAGCAGGTTCACCCTGCGCAAGGCCCTGGACTCCGCCTACACCCAGCTCGCCCTCAACGGCACCAAGGGCCCGCTCGCCGATGAGCGGGTGCGCCGCGCGGTGGCCCGCGCGATCGACCGGAAGGCCCTGGCGAAGCTGGTGCTCAAGCCGATGGGGCTGCCGTCCGAGCCGCTCGGCAACCATCTGCTCATGGCGGGCCAGCCGGGCTACAAGGATCACAGCGGCGCCCTCGGCGACCCGGACACCAACGCCGCGCAGTCGCTGCTCGCCGACGCGGGCTGGCGGGCGGGTGACGCCAATAGGCAGAAGGCGCTCGACGGAAAGACGGACGACCGGGGCAGGCGGCACAGCGCCCCGACCGCCACCGCCACGGACCCGGCCACCAGCGGCGCCACGGACCCCGCCACCGGCACGGACGCCGCCACGGACCCGGCCACCGACAGCGCCTCCGGCACCGCGTCCCAGAGCGCCTCCGGCACCGCCTCCGCCACGAACACCGAGCGCCCCTCCGGCGCCGCCCCGCGGCCGGTGACGCCGGGCGGTCCGGACGGCTCGGCGAGGCGGCCGTCGTACGGAAGAAGGGACGGCCGCTGGTGCTGCGCTTCGTCCTCCCCGACGACCGGACCGCCGCCCCGCTGAGCACGGTCGGCGAGCGCATCGCGCGGATGCTGGAGAAGATCGGCGTCCGGACCGAGATCACCAAGGTCCCGAGTGAGAGCTACTTCCGGGACCACATCGCCACCGGCGACTACGACCTGGCCCTCTACTCCTGGCCCGCTTCCGCCTACCCGGCCACCGACGGCCGCCCCATCTACGCCAAGCCGCGGCCCGCCGCCGACGGCTCCCTGGTCGTCGAGCAGAACTACACCCGGGTGGGCACCGACCAGATCGACCAGTTCTTCGACCAGGCGCTCTCCGAGCTGGACGGCGGCGCCTCCCGCTCCCTGGTCAGCCGCGCCGACTCCCGGATCTGGGCGGCCGCCGGATCGATTCCGCTCTATCAGCGCCCCCAGCTGATCGCGATGCGCAAGGGCCTGGTCAACGCGGGCGCCTTCGGCTTCGCCACCCCCGGTATCAGGACATCGGCTTCCGCCGCTAGGGGGTGGCCGACGGATCTTGACGCCTGCGGCGGGCTGCTCCCCTCCCCGCCCCTTCCCAAAACCGGGGCTCTGCCCCAGTCCCCGGTCCGGGGCTCTGCCCCAGTCCCCGGTCCGGGGCTCTGCCCCAGTCCCCGGTCCGGGGCTCTGCCCCAGTCCCCGGTCCGGGGCTCTGCCCCAGTCCCCGGTCCGGGGCTCTGCCCCAGTCCCCGGTCCGGGGCTCCGCCCCTTCCCGCAGCGCCGATATGCGGCTCCGCCGCGTGGTGGGGCTTCGCCCCAGACCGCGGGTACCAGGGGCGAAGCCACTGCCAACCCAGCCCCTCCGGCGTTTGAGGAGCGGGGTCCGGGGCGGAGCCCCGGCGGGGGTCCGGGGGCGAAGCCCCTGGTATCGGGAAGGGGCGGGGAGGGGAAAGAACCGGCGGGAACGGGCTGCGGCATCCGTCTCGGCGCCGTCCCCGTACCATGGGGGTGAGGCCGAGGCGTGATCAGCCCGGCGGAAGGCGCGTCGCACAAGGAGCGCGCCGCCACCCACGAAACCGGGAGAAGCGCGCTTCTATGCCCACGCGCCACGACATTCGTAACGTCGCCATCGTCGCCCACGTCGACCACGGCAAGACGACCCTCGTCGACGCCATGCTCAAGCAGGCGGGTGCGTTCGCCGCCCACCAGCAGGTGGACGACCGGGTCATGGACTCCAACGACCTGGAGCGTGAGAAGGGCATCACCATTCTCGCGAAGAACACCGCCGTGAAGTACCACCCGGCGGACGGCGGCGACCCCGTCACCATCAACATCATCGACACCCCCGGCCACGCCGACTTCGGCGGTGAGGTCGAGCGCGGCCTGTCCATGGTCGACGCCGTGGTCCTGCTGGTGGACGCCTCCGAGGGGCCGCTGCCGCAGACCCGCTTCGTGCTGCGCAAGGCGCTCCAGGCCAAGCTGCCGGTGATCCTGTGCATCAACAAGACGGACCGCCCGGACTCCCGGATCGACGAGGTCGTCAACGAGGCGTACGACCTCTTCCTGGACCTGGACGCGACCGAGGAGCAGATCGAGTTCCCGATCGTCTACGCCTGCGCCCGTGACGGTGTGGCCTCGCTGACCAAGCCGGAGGACGGCACCGTCCCGGCCGACAGCGACAGCCTTCAGCCGTTCTTCTCCGCCCTGCTGGAGACCGTCCCGGCGCCGGAGTACGACGCGGCCGCGCCGCTCCAGGCCCATGTCACCAACCTGGACGCGGACAACTTCCTCGGCCGGATCGCGCTGCTCCGGGTCGAGCAGGGCGAGCTGAAGAAGGGGCAGACGGTCGCGTGGATCAAGCGCGACGGCACCATCTCCAACGTCCGGATCACCGAGCTGATGATGACCGAGGCGCTCACCCGCAAGCCCGCCGAGGTGGCGGGCCCCGGTGACATCTGCGCGGTCGCGGGCATCCCGGACATCATGATCGGCGAGACCCTGGCCGACCCGGAGAACCCGATCGCGCTGCCGCTGATCACCGTCGACGAGCCCGCGATCTCGATGACCATCGGCACCAACACCTCCCCGCTGGTCGGCCGCGGCCCCGGCGGCAAGGGCGCCGACAAGTCGGCCGTGAAGGACCGGAAGGTCACCGCGCGGCTGGTCAAGGACCGGCTCGAGCGCGAGCTGATCGGTAACGTCTCGCTGCGCGTGCTGCCCACCGACCGCCCGGACGCCTGGGAGGTGCAGGGCCGGGGCGAGCTGGCGCTGGCGATCCTGGTGGAGACCATGCGCCGGGAGGGCTTCGAGCTGACCGTCGGCAAGCCGCAGGTGGTCACCCGGGAGATCGAGGGCAAGCTCCACGAGCCGATCGAGCGCATCACCATCGATGTGCCCGAGGAGCACATGGGCGCCGTCACCCAGCTCATGGGCACCCGCAAGGGCCGGATGGACAACATGTCCAACCACGGCTCCGGCTGGGTCCGCATGGAGTTCATCGTCCCCTCCCGCGGTCTGATCGGCTTCCGTACCGAGTTCCTGAC contains:
- a CDS encoding fumarate reductase/succinate dehydrogenase flavoprotein subunit, with protein sequence MTQVERQAWDVVVIGAGGAGLRAAIEAREQGMRCAVICKSLFGKAHTVMAEGGIAASMGNVNERDNWQVHFRDTMRGGKFLNHWRMAELHAQEAPDRVWELETWGALFDRTPEGKISQRNFGGHEYPRLAHVGDRTGLELIRTLQQKIVSLQQEDKAATGDYESRLKVFQECTVTRIVKDGDRVAGVFGYERESGRFFTLEAPAVVLATGGIGKSFKVTSNSWEYTGDGHALALLAGAPLINMEFVQFHPTGMVWPPSVKGILVTESVRGDGGVLRNSEGKRFMFDYIPDVFKEKYAQSEGEADRWYEDPDNNRRPPELLPRDEVARAINAEVKAGRGSPHGGVFLDVSTRMPAEVIKRRLPSMHHQFKELADVDITAEPMEVGPTCHYVMGGVDVDPDTAAATGVPGLFAAGEVAGGMHGSNRLGGNSLSDLLVFGRRAGLHAARYAQETAASGTRPVPDETQLDLAAAEALRPFSAEAGEPDESAGPAGPPENPYTLHQELQQSMNDLVGIIRKAGEMEEALHRLASLRVRARRAGVEGHRQFNPGWHLAIDLRNMLLVSECVARAALERTESRGGHTRDDCPEMDRGWRRLNLVCRLSDPSGGLAAPDTGHGQIRLERREMPPIRPDLLNLFEKDELVKYLTDEELTQ
- the typA gene encoding translational GTPase TypA gives rise to the protein MPTRHDIRNVAIVAHVDHGKTTLVDAMLKQAGAFAAHQQVDDRVMDSNDLEREKGITILAKNTAVKYHPADGGDPVTINIIDTPGHADFGGEVERGLSMVDAVVLLVDASEGPLPQTRFVLRKALQAKLPVILCINKTDRPDSRIDEVVNEAYDLFLDLDATEEQIEFPIVYACARDGVASLTKPEDGTVPADSDSLQPFFSALLETVPAPEYDAAAPLQAHVTNLDADNFLGRIALLRVEQGELKKGQTVAWIKRDGTISNVRITELMMTEALTRKPAEVAGPGDICAVAGIPDIMIGETLADPENPIALPLITVDEPAISMTIGTNTSPLVGRGPGGKGADKSAVKDRKVTARLVKDRLERELIGNVSLRVLPTDRPDAWEVQGRGELALAILVETMRREGFELTVGKPQVVTREIEGKLHEPIERITIDVPEEHMGAVTQLMGTRKGRMDNMSNHGSGWVRMEFIVPSRGLIGFRTEFLTATRGTGIAHSIHEGHEPWFGELKTRNNGSLVADRSGAVTAFAMTNLQERGVLFTSPGTEVYEGMIVGENSRSDDMDVNITKEKKLTNMRSSTADVTESLVPPRLLSLEQSLEFCRDDECVEVTPETVRIRKVVLDQKERARTAARAKR